The DNA region cacacacacaaacacaaaataataagaaaaataatataaaacggCCTGTTAATGTcaattattaaattgttatacatgtcaaaaacatgtttggcTTGTTACTAAAATCAGCTCTGACATTTTTTGCTGAGAGAAATCTCAAAAACATTCCTTTTACAAAAACATAACCGTTCATATTATCTTTCAATTCCTAGAGAGAAATGGACACTTAAAActgtgtattatattttaaaaaacaacaaagataAGATTGCAGCTGAAAGGAGTACTGTATGTCATCTTACCGATGCACTTGCGGTTTTTGTAGAAGGTGAGGGTGCCGTGCCAAGTGTCCAAGTGAACACCAATAATGGAACCCTGTCCGAAACGTGACGAAAAGCTCACTTTATCACCGTTATGATGCAACAGACCTGAGAAAAACAcacattacattaaaaacaattccTTTCACACCATGCTTTCTGTAAAGTTTAGCTGCTTGTGAACACGACTATGTGTTTGCGAACCGAACCTGTTTTACCTGTATATGACAGACCCCAGCTATCTTCATCTTTACCCAGCAGGCTGCAGAATGTGTGTCTATATTTGTCCAGATTGACTTCTGATGTGCCAATACCAACCATctacatgaacacacacagagaattCCACCGTTAAGTTTAAACATCttcacagtcttcagtgtcgcatgatccttcagaagtccttctaatatgctgatttggtgctcaagaaacatttctgattatcagtgttgaaaacagttcagtGCTGCTTTTGAACTGCTGTGTACATCCTCATGCAATGCGACTCACATCTTGGAAATCTCAACTGATTCAGCAGCTCTCATCCTTATTAGCTGTATGCTGACAGTTATGCTTCAGTCTGCTGAATCAGCTATGCTGCTAAAGTTTAATATCAGCCCTTTTTATACAAAATGCCCTAAATAAGCTAACTGTCCCCTATTCACAAAAACCATACCGAATATCACTACCACACTAAACATGCATGTagacacacatctgcactttagTTCCTCACCATGTCTGTGCCGTAGACTGGGGAAGTCATTTTAATCTCCCAGAAGTGCTGTCCCTCTGAGAGCTCTTTGGAGCCGCGAATGGCTGCTGTTCCACAGCTATACTCCGAGTGGAAGCTCACTTTCCTGTTCTCACAGCTCAGCAGCGTGGCAGACGACCGGCTGCCCTCATCCCACACCCAATCAAAATCTGACAAACAAGTAAACAGCCAATAAGAGAACAAGCATGATCAAGGTAAAACTAATGTATCAGTGCTGCATGTGGCACCACCTTGGTCGTCTTCTCCACAGTGGCAGTCTCGCAGGTGTGTGTAACCCCGGAGCCGTGGGTTACAGCTGAGCTCCATCTGTGAATCACAGCTGCAGTATGACTCTCCGGTTACAGGCACTGCGCTCGGAACCGCCGGAACTATGGCTGGATACTCAGCTTCAGAATCAGAGTCACTGTACTGCAAGACACATACGTGCAAATTCAGATCTGATATAGCTGAGGTCCTTCTGGTCTGTCATTAATGCTTTTTTGAACAAAAATGGCTCCTATGATGTTCAGCCttttcaaacaaaaaattaaaggaatagatcaACTAAAATGTAGATAAGTTATTTTCTTTATccaaacagatttggagatatcTAGCATTACATTGCATGTTTTGATATGAAGGAGTGgcatcagaacgagagtccaaacagctgataaaaacatcataattaacaaaaaaatctatccataatattgctttctccagttaaAAAACCATCTTAACTGAATCAGTAAAGAAATAtgtacagatcaagcaccgtttacaagagaaaacagtccagaacagttctaaacaaatatgtcagtggacTTTCATGtgtgaggacaacaggggatggatattttcactggaggaaaagtgaagtgacattcagccaagtatggtgacccatactcagaatttgtgctctgcatttaacccatccgaaatgcacacacacagagcagtgaacacacacacactgtgagcacacacccggagcagtgggcagccatttatgctgcggcgcccggggagcagttgggggttcgatgccttgctcaagggcacctcagtcgtggtattgaaggtggagagagaactgtacaggAAGCATTAAAAAGTCCTTAATAATTCCTAAAAAcactcagcttttcacttcacaagactgtGAGTGGTGCGGATTCATGTCATGTTTTTATcaaatgtttggactctcattctgacggcacccattcactgcagaggatccattggtgagcaagtgctgcaaagctaaatttctccaaatctgttctgatgaagaatcaaactcatccacatcttggatggccggagggggagtacattttcagaaaatctaTTACTGTAAATTTGTGTGAATTATTCCTTTGATTGCTGCCACGTCTACAGGCCTTTCCACATCCACCACACCCACCTGCTGGCGATCATAACCCCACTCCTCATTCTCGGAGGCAAGCACCAGCGCTCTTGCATCTGCATCCCGTCGGATTCCACTCCATACGTACCTCCATGCCCTGCTGTTTCTGCTCCGCCTCGACATGCCAACCAGGAGCCTCTGAACCTGTCAATCACAGAAAGAACAGATGATTGTTACAGAGCGAAACAGAGAGAACAGACAGTCCTACTGGAAACACACAGTAAACACTCTGTTAAGTCGAATTCATTTCAACAGCGTTTTCACAATACACaatgtgtcaaagcagcttaacAGAAATATGAcagacatatgtgaccctggacaacaaaaccagtcataagtagcacaagtatatttgtagcaatagccaaaaatacattgtatgggtctaaattt from Carassius carassius chromosome 1, fCarCar2.1, whole genome shotgun sequence includes:
- the spsb3a gene encoding SPRY domain-containing SOCS box protein 3a isoform X2, yielding MEYSDSDSEAEYPAIVPAVPSAVPVTGESYCSCDSQMELSCNPRLRGYTHLRDCHCGEDDQDFDWVWDEGSRSSATLLSCENRKVSFHSEYSCGTAAIRGSKELSEGQHFWEIKMTSPVYGTDMMVGIGTSEVNLDKYRHTFCSLLGKDEDSWGLSYTGLLHHNGDKVSFSSRFGQGSIIGVHLDTWHGTLTFYKNRKCIGVAATEMKNKQVFPMACSTAAKSSMKVIRSVSAPTSLQYLCCSRLRKLLPSGVDALRVLPLPPGLRHLLHSKLGWVLSLDHMLTHSNTHTPPGPSSGSDSEGCSSDPEACQRKRCRWT
- the spsb3a gene encoding SPRY domain-containing SOCS box protein 3a isoform X1, producing the protein MSRRSRNSRAWRYVWSGIRRDADARALVLASENEEWGYDRQQYSDSDSEAEYPAIVPAVPSAVPVTGESYCSCDSQMELSCNPRLRGYTHLRDCHCGEDDQDFDWVWDEGSRSSATLLSCENRKVSFHSEYSCGTAAIRGSKELSEGQHFWEIKMTSPVYGTDMMVGIGTSEVNLDKYRHTFCSLLGKDEDSWGLSYTGLLHHNGDKVSFSSRFGQGSIIGVHLDTWHGTLTFYKNRKCIGVAATEMKNKQVFPMACSTAAKSSMKVIRSVSAPTSLQYLCCSRLRKLLPSGVDALRVLPLPPGLRHLLHSKLGWVLSLDHMLTHSNTHTPPGPSSGSDSEGCSSDPEACQRKRCRWT